AACTCAGTAATATCATCATATTTACTTACATTAATGGCAAAATCTTCTACTCCTATAGTGTCCAGATGATCAGCTATAAAGTAATGGGTACGAAGCAGTACAATATGATCATCACCCAGTTCTTTCTTTAATAATCCAAGATTTAGCTTTAAGGAAAATTTATATTCACCTCTGCCATAATACTCATCATCCCTCCAAGTGGGAGCATAAAGGATTATCTTTTTACCTTCAGGAATATTTAATTTTCTTTTTATATCTGCAGCTATTTCCTCCCTGTCAGGATGATACATCAAATCATTTCTTGGATAGCCATATTCTATAATTTCTTTTTCATATAAAAAAGCACTTCTAAATGCTTTGGTTGAAAAATGATTTGCGGAGATTAGATAATCCCACAACCTTGATTGTTTGTAAAACTGTGCCTTATATAAAGGTGAAGCTGCCATAACCTCCTCTTGGTCAAAAACCAGTTTCTTTAAAGGTGTACCATGCCAGGTCTGCAAAAAGACATTCCCTTCTCTTTTTTTAACCCATTCCGGCTGACGGACGTTAAATATATTATACTTACACCTTGCCAGGTAATAAGAATAACGTATGCTAAATCTCTTAACCTTTATGGGATTATAGGGAATATCAATATCCTTATTAATTACCCAAATAAATCGATATTTACCGGGATAATTTTTACATAGATATTCATATATATATTTGGGGCTGTCTGAATAGCTTTTGCCGAAAAAGCTTTCACATATTACCCAATCATCCTTAACAGGTAATTTAATAAAATAATGCTGGTAAAGATAATATGATAATACCCGCCACTTCTTTCTGATTTTTCTTGCCTTATTATACCCTAGATGCAAATTCACATAAAGCACCAATTTTTTCACATTGCCCGATAGTAATGCTTTTACAATTCTTCTTTTATAACCTTTAAGCTTATTTATTATGGAGGGGTCTAGCTTTTTCATAGCATTCATTAAAATTTGAAATCTCTCGGTCCTCCATATCTTATTACTATTTCTTGCTATATTTCTGGCATAGGTCTTAGTAAAGGAAGTAATGAATTTTTTATCTATATAATTTCGTAAGACTTGGTTATCCCCTGCCAAATTCCTTGCCTCTTGATAGCTTTCCATATACTCGTAAAAGCTAACTTCTGTCTTTAGTTGCTTTAATGCAGGAAAATGTACGGGGTCGTTATGATTTCTTTTTACATATACAGCTTCTTCTACCTTATGGCAAAATCTTGCCAGTTTCAGAACTTGTACCATAAAGCCTAAATCAGAATAAAATAAATATTTCTCATTAAAAGAAATATTATGCTGATTAATAAAGTGACGATTTACTAAAAGACCGGTTACAGATACACCTAATAAACCTTTTCTAGATGTCAGCAAATTATAATATGCCCTGGACATATTCCTTAATCTTTCTTCTTCCATACCAGAAAAGGCAGCCATAAGTTCTTCTTCAATTCTAATCTCTTTTTTATTTAACTGGCTTCCATTATCTTCAGATTCAAATTCACTGTTTTCAGAATTCTCTTCCTCATCTTCTTCTTTCTTAAGGGAAGCAAGATAAACCTTTCTTTTAAACCATGTATAGGATTTTTTACCATAAGCACAATCTGCCTGCTCTTTCTCTACTGCATTTAATAAATATGTCAGGCTACCCTCTAAAATATAATCAT
This genomic interval from Herbinix luporum contains the following:
- a CDS encoding bifunctional glycosyltransferase/CDP-glycerol:glycerophosphate glycerophosphotransferase is translated as MKLSIIIPFHRGTHFLEDCLASIKDQGISDFETVLVLDNITEDISQIIKEYEELNIKIVKLNGGGIKDRNFGKVENAKFLKGYSGVAAARNAGIKAAEGEYIYFLDSDDYILEGSLTYLLNAVEKEQADCAYGKKSYTWFKRKVYLASLKKEEDEEENSENSEFESEDNGSQLNKKEIRIEEELMAAFSGMEEERLRNMSRAYYNLLTSRKGLLGVSVTGLLVNRHFINQHNISFNEKYLFYSDLGFMVQVLKLARFCHKVEEAVYVKRNHNDPVHFPALKQLKTEVSFYEYMESYQEARNLAGDNQVLRNYIDKKFITSFTKTYARNIARNSNKIWRTERFQILMNAMKKLDPSIINKLKGYKRRIVKALLSGNVKKLVLYVNLHLGYNKARKIRKKWRVLSYYLYQHYFIKLPVKDDWVICESFFGKSYSDSPKYIYEYLCKNYPGKYRFIWVINKDIDIPYNPIKVKRFSIRYSYYLARCKYNIFNVRQPEWVKKREGNVFLQTWHGTPLKKLVFDQEEVMAASPLYKAQFYKQSRLWDYLISANHFSTKAFRSAFLYEKEIIEYGYPRNDLMYHPDREEIAADIKRKLNIPEGKKIILYAPTWRDDEYYGRGEYKFSLKLNLGLLKKELGDDHIVLLRTHYFIADHLDTIGVEDFAINVSKYDDITELYLISDILITDYSSVFFDYANLRRPILFYTYDLDKYRDMLRGFYLDIEKDVPGPLLFTDEEVVAAIKNIDNIIVEYKDKYDDFYEKYCSLETGHAAEMVAKRVFELE